From the bacterium genome, the window AACCGGATTAACTCGTTTTACCCCACCTCTTCAGCATCTTCACATGCTTCCCGATATGGGTTACCAGAAAATCCTTATAGACTGCCTTTTCCCTGCCGAGCATCAGCCTCAGCTCATCGCCCATCGTCTGGAGCACAACACCGAACGCGATATGGAGCACCTGACGCATATCGGGATTGACAGTTATCTGGCGGACGGCTTCATCCGGTGACAGGCCCTGCGAGACTGGAACATTCGCGGGATTGGCGGAGATTTCGTAGCTTTTGACATTCTCCGCGAAGGTCTCGAGGGAAAGGTCGAGAATCCGTCGGAAAAATGCGATATCGGTGCGCGCGGCGACCTTAACCGCTTCGAGATAGGATGTCCCTGCGGTCTTGACATGGTATAAACCGTCGGTTACCTCGCCGAAGATGGGGTAAATGCTGAACTTGTCGGAACCGGAGTGCAGGCTGAGACGGTAGCCTCCCAGCTCGCGGGCCAGTGCTGCGTGTGTTTCTATGGAACGACGGAAACCATCGAGTGAACCGCGGTAATCGATGCCCTTTTCGAAAGCTCCCTCGAACCGTGGGGCAAGGCTGAAGAGCTGTATACCCTCGCGGACGCACTCTGTGGCAATAATACGGTGATCGAGGCCGGAGGTGGTTGTCCTGGTCTCGTCAATGGAGAGCTCGAAGTTGAATCCCGAACCGCCGCGCAGCTCCCTGAGACGGTTGTACGCTTTTACCGCGTGACGAACCGCTCCGAGATACTTGACCGCAGACCGCGCCACCGCTGTCCGGGAAGCACCGTCCGCGCGCTCATACCGCGAGATAAAAGC encodes:
- a CDS encoding tagaturonate epimerase family protein codes for the protein MNHIVRKEFIADALKGKITIDSLRNSLAGERDIVPESISLEGGRLFMLAEPEGRPALVVASCDQETLSGFSGEAMSVQECGEPFYVVICPLDHGNAARLRETLPRTAPSVLDCRESFGTGDRISGSASATPGHIAALANTGLTPVLAQQSVRENHKTGRTFEQVMDDVTWSVFRTGYHRPWGSDADHLKTMDAIGEAVRAGFTMYTLDPSDLIDNDADTDSDEVIARKLRTLFPDEKGADAFISRYERADGASRTAVARSAVKYLGAVRHAVKAYNRLRELRGGSGFNFELSIDETRTTTSGLDHRIIATECVREGIQLFSLAPRFEGAFEKGIDYRGSLDGFRRSIETHAALARELGGYRLSLHSGSDKFSIYPIFGEVTDGLYHVKTAGTSYLEAVKVAARTDIAFFRRILDLSLETFAENVKSYEISANPANVPVSQGLSPDEAVRQITVNPDMRQVLHIAFGVVLQTMGDELRLMLGREKAVYKDFLVTHIGKHVKMLKRWGKTS